In a single window of the Nicotiana tomentosiformis chromosome 10, ASM39032v3, whole genome shotgun sequence genome:
- the LOC138900002 gene encoding uncharacterized protein — protein sequence MVPTLIATPPAQPVRGRGHPRHGRPRGGAHASGGQARCYAFSGKTEVVASDVVITCIVYVCHMDALVLFDPSSTYSYMSSYFASCLDMPRCSFDAHVHMFTLVFNSIVVDRVYLLCVVTICGFEMRADFLILDMVDFDVILSMDWLSLYHVILDFHAKTVTLVMSGLPRLEWKDSLGCTPSRVILFLKAQRMVEKGCLAYLAFVRDVSADTPTIESVTVVMDFWNIFLIDLSGMSPDRDIDFSIDLVPSTQPISSPPYHMAPAELKELKEQLQELLDKGFIKD from the coding sequence ATGGTTCCTACACTGATtgctacaccacccgctcagccagttCGGGGTAGAGGTCATCCAAGACAtggtcgtcctagagggggagctCATGCTagtggaggtcaggccagatgTTATGCATTTTCGGGGAAGACCGAGGTTGTTGCTTCTGATGtagtgattacatgtattgtttatgtgtgccacatggatgctttagtattgtttgatcctagttctacctattcatatatgtcatcatactttgcttctTGTCTGGATATGCCTCGTTGTTCTTTTGATGCTCATGTGCATATGTTTACACTTGTTTTTAATTCTATTGTGGTGGATCGAGTTTATCTGTTATGTGTGGTCACTATTTGCGGTTTTGAGATGAGGGCGGACTTTCTAATTttagatatggtggattttgatgtgatcttgagtatggattggttatctctgtACCACGTCATTCTTGAttttcacgctaagaccgtgacgttagtgatgtcggggttgccgaggttggagtggaaAGATTCTCTTGGTTGTACTCCTAGTAGAGTGATCTTatttttgaaggctcaacggatggttgagaagggatgtttggcatatttggcctttgtcaGAGATGTTAGTGcggatactcctactattgagtcaGTTACAGTAGTGATGGATTTTTGGAATATATTTCTAATAGACCTATCGGGCATGTCACCCGATCGGGATATTGATTTCAGCATTGATTTGGTACCAAGCACGCAGCCTATCTCTagtcctccatatcatatggctccagcggagttgaaggaattgaaggaacaattgcaagagttATTGGATAAGGGATTCATCAAGGactag
- the LOC138900001 gene encoding uncharacterized protein, producing MVAFDQATETHKLKNRMKRQSRSKAQPASNFGGSSGGGSGRSAFRGGSSGPSQSFAQSLMGAKSSGPSQGNKGPHQQGHPDRRFLQWRLPCPKCGRIHFGTCFMDLSVCYGCSVRGHIQRDCRSSSRIISRGATQPTNSATTTSTAPPA from the coding sequence atggtggcatttgatcaagccacagagacccataaattgaagaatagaatgaagCGTCAGAGTAGAAGCAAGGCCCAGCCTGCaagcaactttggtggttcttccggtggtggtagtggtaggtcggcattcaggggagggtcatcagggccatcccaatcattcgcccagtcttTGATGGGTGCAaagtcatctggacccagtcagggcaacaaggGACCACACCAGCAGGGTCATCCTGACAGAAGGTTTCTGCAGtggaggcttccatgccctaagtgtgggaggatacactTTGGGACCTGCTTCATGGACCTATCAGTATGCTATGGGTGTagtgtgaggggtcacattcagagagattgccgcTCATCCAGCCGAATTATAAGCAGAGGTGCGACACAGCCAACTAATTCTGCAactactacatccacagcacctccagcttga